In Sphingomicrobium sediminis, the genomic window GCGCTGCCATGGTCCATCCCCTTTCGTCAACACACGCCGTCTGGAACGGCTTCGATTGTCAGGATGTACCTTATTTGTTCCGCAAGAACAAGAGTGGAACGGGTTAGGCCGCCCGGGACGGTGCAAGCTGTTCCAAAACAGGGGAAATCGAGTCCATCGTAAACGGTTTGGACAGCGTCGGAATATTCGCAAACGCAGCGGGCGGCGGCGTCACATGGCCGCCCGTTGCCAGCGCGAAGGCAATGCCGGCATCGGCGAGTCGCTCGGCCACTGGCCAGACCGCCTCACCGCCCAGATTGACGTCGAGAATGGCAAGATCGAACCCGCCCGCCTCGCAAGCGGCCAATGCGCTCGGCACGGTTTCGCACACCGCGACCGCACGATGGCCGAGCTGATCGAGGAAATCCTCGAGCATCATGCCGATCAGCGGCTCGTCCTCGACGACAAGAATGTTGAGTGCTTGCCCCATAAGCGAAGATGATAGTGACACGCCCGAAAAGCGCAAAGACTATTTGTCGGCCAGTACCTTACGCACCGCTTCGGCCAATTCCTGCACGCTGAAAGGTTTGGGCAGGAAGTCGACATTGTCGATATCGATCGACTTTCTCAGCTGCTCCTCGGCATAACCCGACATGAAGAGTATCGGCAGGTCGGGCCGGTCCTTGCGCGCCTCGCGGCCCATGGTCGGTCCGTCCATCAGCGGCATAACGACGTCGGAAACGAGAAGCGATACCTCGTCGGCATCCTCGAGCAGCTCGAGCG contains:
- a CDS encoding response regulator, producing the protein MGQALNILVVEDEPLIGMMLEDFLDQLGHRAVAVCETVPSALAACEAGGFDLAILDVNLGGEAVWPVAERLADAGIAFALATGGHVTPPPAAFANIPTLSKPFTMDSISPVLEQLAPSRAA